The proteins below come from a single Spirochaetia bacterium 38H-sp genomic window:
- the dxr gene encoding 1-deoxy-D-xylulose-5-phosphate reductoisomerase — MKKKIIVLGATGTIGKNTLDVIKNNPDLFELAGISAHSKKKELLKIAKEYNINKTALSGTNKDSDVLFSGEDAVIQLLLETEADIVVNGIAGAKGLLPSITALKTGKNLALANKESLVMAGEIIKETARKNKKSIIPVDSEHSAVFLLLEALRYKNIDEIILTASGGAFRNTPKEELQEVTPNQALNHPTWNMGKKITIDSASLANKGLEVLEAEVLFDLPIEKIKVVIHPQSIIHAMVRQTDGSLYAQLSYPDMKTPIQHALSYPDVLSHAPSPIDITQPMELSFYPVDNDKFPMLDIAYQAAGSRGKSIAFNAANEEAVDAFLCNKIKFTDIPYIVELVINHNWTNKVIDIEEVLLIDKKAREIAKTQIRKIVEKR; from the coding sequence ATGAAAAAAAAAATAATAGTGCTTGGCGCAACCGGAACAATAGGTAAAAACACACTGGATGTTATAAAAAATAATCCGGACCTATTTGAACTAGCAGGAATATCAGCTCACAGCAAAAAAAAAGAACTACTAAAAATAGCAAAAGAATACAATATAAATAAGACGGCTCTTTCCGGTACAAACAAAGATTCCGACGTTCTTTTCTCTGGAGAGGATGCTGTTATACAGCTTCTTCTGGAAACAGAAGCAGATATAGTGGTAAATGGTATAGCCGGTGCAAAAGGATTACTGCCATCCATAACTGCTTTGAAAACAGGTAAAAATCTTGCTCTTGCCAACAAAGAAAGCCTGGTTATGGCTGGAGAAATAATAAAAGAAACAGCAAGAAAAAATAAAAAGTCTATCATACCAGTGGACTCGGAACATTCTGCCGTATTTTTGCTACTGGAAGCTCTAAGATATAAGAATATTGATGAAATAATTTTAACAGCCTCAGGTGGTGCTTTTAGAAATACTCCAAAAGAAGAACTACAAGAAGTGACACCAAACCAGGCCTTGAATCATCCCACCTGGAATATGGGAAAAAAGATTACTATAGATTCTGCTTCTCTTGCTAACAAGGGCTTAGAAGTCTTGGAAGCAGAAGTTTTGTTTGATCTGCCTATAGAAAAAATAAAAGTAGTAATTCATCCGCAAAGTATTATCCATGCTATGGTAAGACAAACAGATGGTTCTCTATATGCTCAACTCTCTTATCCTGATATGAAAACTCCCATACAACATGCCTTATCATATCCTGATGTGTTATCACATGCTCCTTCGCCTATTGATATCACACAACCTATGGAATTATCATTTTATCCTGTTGATAACGACAAATTCCCTATGCTAGATATAGCTTACCAAGCAGCAGGATCAAGAGGTAAAAGCATTGCTTTTAATGCTGCTAATGAAGAAGCAGTTGATGCATTCTTATGTAACAAAATTAAGTTTACAGATATTCCTTATATAGTAGAATTAGTAATAAACCACAATTGGACAAATAAGGTAATAGATATAGAAGAAGTACTGTTAATAGATAAAAAAGCAAGAGAAATTGCAAAAACACAAATAAGAAAAATTGTGGAGAAAAGATAA
- the rseP gene encoding RIP metalloprotease RseP: MTILKILSGLIFGLSIVVFFHELGHYIAARLAGIKVEAFSIGFGPALFSFKRKGTIYKISLLPLGGYCKLKGETAFQEALEKNLNSIPREPQSFFSASPLKRIAVSLAGPMGNIIFAFIIVTLLWTIGFTVYAPPAKIVLESDYPLLKQETYPATEAGMQSGDLIKKINNVNIENFRDILEIIPTSGGKNLKITIERDGEEKELFVKPIKNPNTGTYRIGVYPWIEPVIDYVEKNSSADIAGLMQGDRILAINDTKINNTMELNYYITQNRPSKIKLTLLRNNYKKDITLVPIYYDQEVKLGIGFRLEQYRQYTKNPLEAVKKAFLEIGTILKQNIIGLSTLFSPAAKNTVAGPISISYYMGDMLSQGISGKNKAGLSPFIELLAIISIALGIMNLLPIPIMDGGQILIFFIEWIKRKPLHPKTMYRYQITGAFIALILFIIVLSLDLTTVSNF, translated from the coding sequence ATGACAATTTTGAAAATACTATCGGGACTTATATTTGGTCTTAGCATAGTTGTATTCTTTCATGAGCTAGGACATTATATTGCTGCAAGGCTGGCTGGTATAAAAGTAGAAGCCTTTTCCATAGGATTTGGTCCAGCATTATTTAGCTTTAAACGCAAAGGGACAATATACAAGATATCTCTTTTGCCTCTGGGCGGTTATTGTAAGCTAAAAGGAGAAACAGCCTTTCAAGAAGCACTGGAAAAAAATCTAAATAGTATTCCAAGAGAACCCCAATCCTTTTTCTCCGCCTCACCACTCAAAAGGATTGCCGTAAGTCTGGCAGGACCAATGGGGAATATAATCTTTGCATTTATTATTGTGACTCTTTTATGGACAATAGGTTTTACGGTGTATGCTCCTCCCGCAAAAATAGTTCTAGAATCAGATTATCCATTATTAAAACAAGAAACATATCCCGCAACAGAGGCTGGGATGCAAAGCGGAGATCTAATAAAAAAAATAAACAATGTGAATATAGAGAATTTTAGAGATATTTTGGAGATTATACCTACATCGGGAGGCAAGAATCTAAAAATAACGATAGAGAGAGATGGAGAAGAGAAAGAATTATTTGTTAAACCTATAAAAAATCCCAATACAGGAACATACCGGATAGGGGTGTATCCATGGATAGAGCCTGTGATCGATTATGTAGAAAAAAACAGTAGCGCGGATATAGCAGGGCTAATGCAGGGAGACAGAATATTGGCAATAAATGATACTAAGATAAACAATACCATGGAATTAAATTATTATATAACACAAAACAGGCCTTCCAAAATAAAATTGACTTTATTAAGGAATAACTATAAGAAGGATATAACACTAGTCCCAATATATTATGACCAAGAAGTAAAGCTTGGAATAGGCTTTAGACTGGAACAATATAGACAATATACAAAAAATCCTCTCGAAGCTGTAAAAAAGGCATTTTTAGAAATAGGGACAATCTTAAAACAAAACATTATTGGACTATCCACTCTTTTTTCCCCTGCTGCAAAGAATACCGTAGCAGGACCTATAAGCATAAGCTATTATATGGGAGATATGCTTAGCCAAGGTATAAGCGGAAAAAACAAAGCCGGCTTGTCACCATTTATAGAACTACTTGCAATAATAAGTATTGCTCTGGGAATAATGAATTTACTTCCCATTCCTATAATGGATGGAGGCCAAATCCTTATCTTCTTCATAGAATGGATAAAAAGAAAACCTCTCCATCCCAAAACAATGTACAGATATCAGATAACAGGAGCTTTTATAGCTCTTATTCTATTTATAATAGTATTATCACTTGATTTGACTACCGTGAGTAACTTCTAA
- a CDS encoding late competence development ComFB family protein, which produces MEFLKEYDFSSLANESERLVLDELEKQLKALGDERLMSEECVLDIAAYALNHVKPRYRATLLGRIYASSISEEEAYEIKKAVTTAIKKVLADL; this is translated from the coding sequence ATGGAATTTTTAAAAGAATATGATTTTTCTTCTCTAGCCAACGAATCAGAAAGGCTTGTTCTTGATGAGCTGGAAAAACAGCTTAAAGCTCTGGGAGATGAGAGGCTTATGTCAGAAGAATGTGTCCTGGATATAGCTGCTTATGCATTAAACCATGTAAAGCCACGATACAGAGCCACTTTGCTGGGGAGAATATATGCCTCTTCTATCTCGGAAGAAGAGGCATATGAGATAAAAAAGGCTGTTACTACGGCTATAAAAAAAGTATTAGCTGATTTATAA
- the dnaB gene encoding replicative DNA helicase translates to MQNPSAFVPPYDEQSEMAVLGALLLDGEALAVVLEILRPDDFYKRANRNIYQAIIDRYNRGESTDIITLVEELKAKDLLSESGGPAYVASLTAAVPTSANVEYYAKIVKDNSVRRTLIKISQQMMAWATDKAYDTRLSLENIEKEVFELTEAGTQFSIKPPKQLVSSTVEIIERWVKDKDSSIGIPTGFKDLDRMLTGFHESEFIVIGARPSVGKTALALSMATHIAIHKKIPVGFFTLEMSDMALMLRILAGEARINFNHIRAGLLKPADFQKISEAAGRIYEAPLYIVDVPNIRLLDLRAQARKMCLQYGVKVIFIDYLTLITSEDKAIPRHEQIAEISRSLKALARELSIPVIALSQLRRESEGKRPSLADIRESGSIEQDADVVIFIHRERLASDDNNKASEIETELIIAKQRNGPIGTVKVAFIPEYTKFESFASDV, encoded by the coding sequence ATGCAGAATCCTTCTGCTTTTGTTCCACCTTATGACGAACAATCCGAGATGGCAGTATTGGGAGCGCTTCTCCTTGACGGAGAAGCGCTCGCTGTTGTATTGGAGATTCTTAGACCGGATGATTTTTATAAAAGGGCTAATCGCAACATATATCAGGCAATTATAGACAGGTATAATCGAGGAGAATCTACAGATATCATTACCCTTGTCGAGGAACTCAAGGCAAAAGACTTACTTTCTGAGAGCGGAGGACCTGCTTATGTTGCCTCTCTAACAGCTGCCGTACCGACTTCTGCCAATGTAGAATACTATGCGAAGATAGTAAAAGATAACAGTGTAAGAAGAACCCTAATAAAAATATCCCAGCAGATGATGGCTTGGGCTACCGATAAGGCTTATGACACACGCTTATCGTTGGAAAATATAGAAAAAGAAGTTTTTGAGCTTACAGAAGCAGGAACCCAGTTCTCCATAAAGCCACCCAAGCAGCTTGTATCAAGTACGGTGGAAATAATAGAAAGATGGGTTAAAGATAAAGATTCTTCTATAGGAATACCTACGGGTTTTAAAGATCTTGATAGAATGCTTACAGGCTTTCACGAATCTGAGTTTATAGTAATAGGAGCCCGACCCTCAGTAGGAAAAACAGCCCTTGCACTGAGCATGGCTACACATATTGCAATACACAAGAAAATACCTGTAGGATTCTTTACTCTGGAAATGTCAGATATGGCTCTTATGCTAAGAATACTCGCAGGGGAGGCAAGAATCAATTTTAACCACATAAGAGCAGGATTACTTAAGCCTGCCGATTTCCAGAAAATCTCCGAGGCTGCGGGAAGAATATATGAGGCTCCCCTCTATATAGTCGATGTTCCCAATATACGACTTCTTGATTTGAGAGCTCAGGCAAGGAAAATGTGTCTGCAGTATGGAGTAAAAGTTATTTTTATAGATTATCTTACTCTGATAACATCAGAAGATAAAGCAATACCACGTCATGAGCAAATAGCGGAAATAAGTAGATCTTTAAAGGCTCTTGCAAGAGAGTTAAGTATACCGGTGATAGCACTTTCTCAGCTAAGAAGAGAGTCAGAAGGAAAAAGACCATCCCTTGCGGACATAAGAGAATCTGGCTCCATAGAACAGGATGCTGATGTTGTCATCTTTATACATAGAGAACGACTTGCCTCCGATGATAATAACAAGGCATCAGAGATAGAAACAGAATTGATAATAGCCAAGCAGCGTAACGGTCCAATAGGTACTGTAAAGGTTGCATTTATTCCGGAGTATACAAAATTTGAATCTTTTGCCTCGGATGTATAA
- the rplI gene encoding 50S ribosomal protein L9, translated as MKSTKVILTADVPNLGEEGDVKTVAPGYARNYLVPRGLALIFNKASQALIESRRHKIEKKKAEKREKAKDLKTRLESEELTIYMQAGEKGKLFGAVTSALIAEELQKKGIVVEKKRIDVPGHGIKMIGKYKVSVSIYEDEKAILSINVKAEGQQEEEKKEENSSQE; from the coding sequence ATGAAGTCTACAAAGGTAATATTGACTGCTGATGTTCCCAACTTGGGAGAAGAGGGAGATGTAAAAACAGTTGCTCCCGGATATGCAAGAAACTATCTTGTTCCCAGAGGTCTTGCCCTTATATTTAATAAGGCAAGTCAGGCTCTGATAGAGAGCAGAAGGCATAAGATAGAAAAGAAAAAGGCAGAAAAAAGAGAAAAGGCCAAAGATCTCAAGACCCGTCTGGAGTCAGAAGAGCTTACAATCTATATGCAGGCCGGAGAGAAAGGAAAACTCTTTGGTGCTGTTACCTCTGCTCTTATTGCAGAAGAGCTCCAGAAAAAAGGTATCGTAGTAGAGAAAAAGCGCATAGATGTTCCGGGACATGGTATAAAGATGATAGGAAAATACAAGGTTTCTGTAAGCATCTATGAAGATGAAAAGGCTATTCTTTCTATAAACGTAAAGGCAGAAGGCCAGCAGGAAGAAGAAAAGAAAGAAGAAAATAGTTCTCAGGAATAA
- the rpsR gene encoding 30S ribosomal protein S18, whose product MAEDIKDRDNNNDDRATRQRKPFFKKKIDKIAVYNLDIDYKKPEVLRQFLTENGKILPRRITGTSAKNQRRLVREIKKARILALLPMG is encoded by the coding sequence ATGGCAGAGGATATAAAAGACAGAGATAATAACAATGATGATAGGGCTACAAGACAGAGAAAGCCCTTTTTTAAGAAAAAAATAGATAAGATTGCGGTTTATAATCTGGACATAGATTATAAGAAACCAGAGGTTCTCAGACAGTTTTTAACAGAAAACGGTAAGATTCTTCCCAGGAGAATAACAGGAACTTCTGCCAAAAATCAGCGCAGACTTGTCAGAGAGATAAAGAAGGCAAGAATTCTTGCTCTGCTTCCAATGGGTTGA
- the ssb gene encoding single-stranded DNA-binding protein: MSDINSVVLVGRVVRDAELRYTGGGMPICRFSLAVNRSRKEGDSWTDEPNFFDIVLFGRLGEAVGKYLVKGQQVAVQGELRQNRWEQDGQRRSKVEIVASNIRLMGGRGQASSSNTSSYSDIGSDMNDDFVDNLPEEDIPF, from the coding sequence ATGTCGGATATCAACAGCGTAGTCCTTGTCGGAAGAGTTGTCAGGGATGCGGAGCTCAGATATACAGGTGGAGGAATGCCTATCTGCAGGTTTTCTCTTGCTGTTAACAGATCCAGGAAGGAGGGTGACTCCTGGACAGATGAGCCTAATTTTTTTGATATTGTTTTATTCGGAAGACTGGGCGAAGCTGTTGGGAAATATCTTGTAAAAGGGCAGCAGGTAGCTGTGCAAGGTGAGCTTAGGCAAAACAGATGGGAGCAGGACGGACAGAGAAGAAGTAAGGTTGAGATAGTGGCTTCAAATATCCGTCTTATGGGAGGAAGAGGACAGGCTTCTTCCTCTAATACCTCTTCATATTCCGATATTGGATCGGATATGAATGATGATTTTGTAGATAACTTACCAGAAGAGGATATACCATTTTAA
- the rpsF gene encoding 30S ribosomal protein S6, protein MRKYELVCVFRQEQDQYTQAKAKVSEHLSKVGAEIKKEEDMGERQLAYQIKKQSRGHYYLWLFTAAPDAIAKLEHELKYVDGILRFLVTRVED, encoded by the coding sequence ATGAGAAAATACGAGCTAGTGTGTGTGTTCCGTCAGGAACAGGACCAGTACACCCAGGCAAAAGCCAAGGTGTCCGAGCACCTCTCTAAAGTGGGTGCTGAGATAAAAAAAGAAGAGGATATGGGAGAGCGTCAGCTCGCATATCAGATAAAAAAACAATCCCGAGGTCATTATTATCTGTGGCTGTTTACTGCAGCACCGGATGCTATTGCCAAACTTGAGCATGAGCTAAAATATGTGGATGGAATCCTGAGATTTCTTGTGACCAGGGTAGAAGACTGA
- the nifA gene encoding nif-specific transcriptional activator NifA, producing MGDNISKMEKKVRELSLLFEVSQILAQAIDVKDVLQPVLRLISEHEGMNRGTITLLNRQTGEIVIEEAYGLSTSQKQRGRYRIGEGVTGKVVETGKPIVIRKLSESKEFLNKTGSRKLEKELSFFCVPIKSGNEVIGTLSADRDYDPEMDIEDEGRLLSILASLIAQSVKVKQEMAEEREKLLMENQRLHEELKEHFKPANIVGTSKAMQDVYDMLATVSKSEATVLIRGESGTGKELIAHAIHYNSFRADKPFVKVNCAALPETIIESELFGHEKGAFTGAINRRKGRFELANEGTIFLDEIGDLSPQMQVKLLRVLQEKEFERVGGTETIKVNVRVIAATNRNLEKLMEEGKFREDLYYRLNVFPIHIPPLRERKSDIILLADHFTEKYSKQNNKDIQRISTPALNLLTSYHWPGNVRELENCIERAVILSTDGVIHSYHLPPSLQSAESSHTEFRGTLQETLDRLEKELIEDALKTHRGNMSKAAKMLGITERIMGLRVKKHNIDTKMYKPRKKPHISM from the coding sequence ATGGGTGATAATATTTCCAAGATGGAAAAGAAAGTAAGAGAGCTTTCGCTCTTGTTTGAGGTGAGTCAGATTCTTGCACAGGCTATCGATGTCAAGGATGTTCTCCAACCTGTTCTAAGACTTATATCCGAGCACGAGGGGATGAACAGGGGAACAATCACGCTGCTTAACCGACAGACCGGAGAAATAGTTATAGAAGAGGCTTACGGTCTTTCTACCAGCCAAAAACAACGCGGTAGATACAGAATTGGAGAAGGGGTAACCGGTAAGGTAGTAGAAACAGGAAAACCAATTGTCATAAGGAAATTGTCGGAGAGCAAGGAGTTTCTTAATAAAACAGGCTCCAGAAAACTGGAGAAGGAGCTTTCTTTTTTCTGTGTTCCCATAAAGAGCGGTAACGAGGTTATAGGTACGCTCAGTGCAGACAGGGATTATGATCCGGAGATGGATATAGAGGATGAAGGTAGACTTCTGTCCATCCTGGCTTCTCTTATTGCACAGTCAGTAAAAGTTAAGCAGGAAATGGCAGAAGAACGAGAAAAACTGCTTATGGAAAACCAGAGGTTGCATGAGGAACTCAAGGAGCATTTTAAGCCTGCCAATATTGTAGGAACATCCAAGGCCATGCAGGATGTCTACGATATGCTGGCAACTGTATCCAAGAGCGAAGCAACAGTGCTTATAAGAGGAGAGAGTGGAACAGGAAAAGAGCTTATAGCTCACGCAATACATTATAACAGTTTTAGAGCAGACAAGCCATTTGTCAAGGTAAACTGTGCAGCACTGCCTGAGACCATAATTGAGAGCGAGCTTTTTGGCCACGAGAAAGGAGCCTTTACCGGTGCGATAAACAGGCGCAAAGGACGCTTTGAGCTTGCAAACGAAGGAACTATTTTCCTGGATGAGATAGGCGATCTTTCACCTCAGATGCAGGTTAAACTACTCAGAGTACTGCAGGAAAAAGAGTTTGAAAGAGTTGGAGGAACAGAAACCATAAAAGTCAATGTGAGGGTCATAGCAGCAACAAACAGGAATCTGGAAAAACTAATGGAAGAAGGTAAGTTTAGAGAAGATCTATATTACAGGCTCAACGTGTTTCCGATTCATATTCCACCACTTAGAGAGAGAAAAAGCGACATCATATTGCTTGCAGACCATTTTACAGAGAAATATTCAAAACAGAACAACAAAGATATCCAGAGGATATCTACACCGGCTCTCAATCTTCTTACCAGCTATCACTGGCCTGGAAATGTAAGAGAGCTAGAAAACTGTATAGAACGGGCCGTAATCCTCAGTACAGACGGTGTTATACACAGCTATCACCTGCCTCCAAGTCTCCAAAGCGCAGAATCTTCTCATACAGAATTCAGAGGCACACTCCAAGAAACCCTAGACAGACTGGAAAAAGAACTAATAGAAGACGCACTCAAAACTCACAGAGGAAACATGTCCAAGGCCGCAAAGATGCTGGGAATAACAGAAAGAATCATGGGACTGCGTGTAAAAAAGCATAACATTGACACAAAAATGTACAAACCCAGAAAAAAACCACATATTAGTATGTAA
- a CDS encoding ammonium transporter, with product MLHKKTKLAAVLIFLIAGTGSLFAQSLEETVALHGQAIDMIWLILSAALVFFMQAGFAMVETGLTRAKNSANVLMKNLMDFSVGSIAFWAIGWALMYGADALGLIGTDAFFLHYNAEGLAAYGAGSMSDIYRDWMFQVVFAGTASTIVSGAMAERTRFASYLIYSVFITALIYPVSGHWVWGGGWLSSLGFHDFAGSTVVHSVGGWAALAGAIVLGARKGKYIRTPEGIKVKAIPGHNLPIAALGVFILWFGWYGFNAGSTLSGSDLSIGHIAVTTTLAAGAGSVGAMIFSWILYKKPDPSMSLNGALAGLVGITAGTWVIGPGSSIVVGFIAGILVILSVEFIDKVLHVDDPVGAISVHGVCGAWGTLAVGLFANGVNDSSIVGLFFGGGLRQLGVQALGIISAFAWSFGTALILFLIIRYTVGLRVSEEEELKGLDISEHSIESYSGFQIFSNM from the coding sequence ATGCTACACAAAAAAACAAAACTTGCAGCTGTCCTGATATTCCTCATAGCGGGTACAGGAAGTTTGTTTGCACAGAGTCTTGAGGAAACAGTAGCACTGCATGGGCAAGCCATTGATATGATATGGCTTATCCTAAGTGCCGCACTTGTTTTCTTTATGCAAGCTGGTTTTGCTATGGTGGAGACAGGACTTACCAGAGCAAAAAACTCAGCTAATGTTCTTATGAAGAACCTCATGGACTTTTCTGTGGGCTCAATAGCGTTTTGGGCAATAGGCTGGGCTCTCATGTACGGAGCAGATGCATTGGGGTTAATAGGAACAGATGCTTTCTTTCTGCACTACAATGCAGAAGGTCTAGCAGCTTATGGAGCAGGTAGTATGAGCGATATATACAGGGACTGGATGTTCCAGGTTGTTTTTGCAGGAACCGCAAGCACCATAGTATCAGGGGCCATGGCAGAGAGAACCAGATTTGCATCCTATCTGATATACTCTGTGTTTATAACAGCACTTATATATCCCGTATCTGGACACTGGGTATGGGGTGGAGGCTGGTTAAGCAGCCTAGGATTTCATGACTTTGCAGGAAGCACTGTTGTTCACTCGGTTGGCGGATGGGCAGCGCTTGCAGGAGCAATTGTCCTTGGAGCTAGAAAGGGTAAGTACATAAGAACGCCGGAAGGAATCAAGGTAAAGGCAATCCCCGGACACAATCTACCTATAGCAGCTCTGGGAGTGTTCATATTATGGTTTGGCTGGTACGGATTTAATGCAGGAAGCACTCTATCTGGAAGCGACCTATCAATAGGCCACATTGCAGTAACAACAACTCTTGCAGCAGGCGCGGGCTCAGTGGGAGCCATGATATTCTCCTGGATACTGTATAAGAAACCAGACCCGTCCATGTCCCTCAACGGGGCCCTTGCAGGACTTGTAGGAATAACAGCAGGCACATGGGTAATAGGTCCAGGTTCTTCCATAGTAGTAGGCTTTATAGCAGGCATACTTGTAATTCTAAGCGTTGAGTTTATAGACAAAGTTCTGCATGTAGACGACCCAGTAGGCGCAATAAGCGTACACGGAGTATGTGGTGCATGGGGAACACTTGCTGTGGGGCTTTTTGCAAATGGAGTAAATGATTCTTCTATAGTAGGTCTTTTCTTTGGAGGAGGCCTCAGGCAGCTTGGCGTACAGGCACTGGGAATAATATCCGCATTTGCCTGGAGCTTTGGAACAGCACTAATTCTCTTCCTTATAATACGCTATACAGTAGGACTCCGCGTATCGGAAGAAGAAGAGCTAAAAGGACTGGACATAAGCGAACACTCCATAGAAAGCTACTCTGGGTTCCAGATATTCAGCAACATGTAA
- a CDS encoding P-II family nitrogen regulator, whose amino-acid sequence MKLIIAYIQPHRLNAVKEELYKRKIYKISVTNAMGAGQQKGFTEHYRGVEIEVNLLKKVRIEIAVNDNFVEDTIEGIIAGAQTGSIGDGKIFILPIEETIRIRTKERGENAIG is encoded by the coding sequence ATGAAACTAATAATAGCCTACATACAGCCACACCGTCTAAACGCAGTAAAAGAAGAACTATACAAGAGAAAGATATACAAGATATCAGTAACCAACGCCATGGGAGCCGGCCAGCAGAAAGGCTTTACAGAGCACTACAGAGGCGTAGAAATAGAAGTCAATCTGCTAAAAAAAGTGCGCATAGAAATAGCAGTAAACGACAACTTTGTAGAAGACACAATAGAAGGCATCATAGCCGGCGCCCAGACAGGCAGCATAGGAGACGGCAAGATATTTATACTCCCCATAGAAGAGACAATAAGAATAAGAACAAAAGAACGCGGCGAGAACGCAATAGGATAA